From Actinoplanes oblitus, a single genomic window includes:
- the mihF gene encoding integration host factor, actinobacterial type, which translates to MPLPSLSPEQRAAALEKAAEVRKARAELKEQLKSGKTTLAAVLDRAEADEVVGKLKVSAVLQALPGIGKIRATQIMEKLKIAESRRLRGLGDQQRKALLGEFAAN; encoded by the coding sequence GTGCCGCTCCCGTCACTGAGCCCCGAGCAGCGCGCTGCCGCGCTGGAGAAGGCCGCGGAAGTTCGCAAGGCTCGGGCCGAGCTGAAGGAACAGCTCAAGTCCGGCAAGACCACCCTCGCCGCCGTGCTCGACCGCGCGGAGGCCGATGAGGTCGTCGGCAAGCTGAAGGTCTCGGCCGTGCTGCAGGCGCTGCCGGGCATCGGCAAGATCCGCGCGACCCAGATCATGGAGAAGCTGAAGATCGCCGAGAGCCGCCGGCTCCGGGGTCTCGGCGACCAGCAGCGCAAGGCCCTCCTGGGGGAGTTCGCTGCGAACTGA
- a CDS encoding RsmB/NOP family class I SAM-dependent RNA methyltransferase: protein MTEHRASRPHGAGPRRPSGPGHPRDQRSGRAPRGGRPPSDPARQAAYEAIAAVHRDDAYANLVLSEILAGMGLHGRDAAFATELTYGTLRALGTLDLIIVDAAGRELSRIDAPARDALRLGAYQLLYTRVPSHAAVNQTVDLVRSVAPGAAGFANAVMRTISETSLDDWLAKLAPSAEDDLVGHLAVHHHHPEWIVRAFAESLGGDLEDTARLLIEDNQAPTVHLCARPGRADAVELADEVDGVPGAFSPYAVYLNGGAPRELAAIREGRAHVQDEGSQLVAAALLAAPVEGRDTRWLDLCAGPGGKTGLIGAIAAGRGAEVTAVEVAEHRARLVEQATEGMPVTVLPMDGRSVGRDPDLPEESFDRVLVDAPCTGLGSLRRRPESRWRRQPADLPPLTKLQRELLVAALRAVRPGGVVAYVTCSPHMVETQVTVSEGARRSGVEVDFVDARPLLPPGMPGLGPGPTVQLWPHRHGTDAMFLAVLRRTS from the coding sequence GTGACGGAACATCGGGCTTCACGGCCACACGGCGCCGGCCCTCGGCGCCCGTCCGGGCCGGGACATCCGCGCGACCAGCGCAGCGGCCGGGCACCGCGGGGTGGCCGCCCGCCGTCCGACCCGGCGCGCCAGGCGGCCTACGAGGCGATCGCCGCCGTGCACCGCGACGACGCGTACGCCAACCTGGTGCTGTCCGAGATCCTCGCCGGGATGGGCCTGCACGGGCGGGACGCCGCGTTCGCCACCGAGCTGACGTACGGCACGCTCCGGGCGCTCGGCACCCTCGACCTGATCATCGTCGACGCCGCCGGCCGGGAGCTGTCCCGGATCGACGCGCCGGCGCGCGACGCCCTGCGGCTCGGTGCCTACCAGCTGCTCTACACCCGGGTGCCGTCGCACGCCGCCGTCAACCAGACCGTCGACCTGGTCCGCTCGGTGGCCCCGGGCGCCGCCGGTTTCGCCAACGCGGTGATGCGCACCATCTCCGAGACCTCGCTCGACGACTGGCTGGCGAAACTGGCCCCGTCGGCCGAGGACGACCTGGTCGGTCACCTCGCGGTGCACCACCATCATCCGGAGTGGATCGTGCGGGCGTTCGCCGAGTCGCTCGGTGGCGACCTGGAGGACACCGCCCGGCTGCTGATCGAGGACAACCAGGCGCCGACGGTGCACCTGTGCGCGCGTCCGGGCCGGGCCGACGCGGTGGAGCTGGCCGACGAGGTGGACGGGGTGCCGGGCGCGTTCTCGCCGTACGCGGTCTACCTCAACGGTGGCGCCCCGCGCGAGCTGGCCGCCATCCGCGAGGGCCGGGCCCACGTCCAGGACGAGGGTTCCCAGCTGGTCGCGGCGGCACTGCTGGCCGCCCCGGTGGAGGGCCGGGACACCCGCTGGCTGGACCTGTGCGCCGGCCCGGGCGGCAAGACCGGCCTGATCGGCGCGATCGCCGCCGGTCGCGGTGCCGAGGTGACGGCCGTCGAGGTGGCCGAGCACCGGGCCCGCCTGGTCGAGCAGGCCACCGAGGGGATGCCGGTGACGGTCCTGCCGATGGACGGCCGGTCGGTGGGCCGCGACCCGGACCTGCCCGAGGAGTCGTTCGACAGGGTGCTGGTCGACGCGCCGTGCACCGGGCTGGGCTCGCTGCGCCGCCGGCCCGAGTCCCGCTGGCGCCGGCAGCCGGCCGACCTGCCGCCGCTCACCAAGTTGCAGCGGGAGCTGCTGGTGGCCGCGCTGCGGGCGGTCCGCCCGGGTGGCGTGGTGGCCTACGTGACGTGCTCCCCGCACATGGTGGAGACCCAGGTGACGGTGAGCGAGGGCGCCCGGCGCAGCGGGGTGGAGGTCGACTTCGTCGACGCCCGGCCGCTGCTGCCGCCGGGCATGCCGGGTCTCGGCCCGGGCCCGACGGTCCAGCTCTGGCCGCACCGGCACGGCACCGACGCGATGTTCCTGGCGGTGCTGCGCCGCACCAGCTGA
- the rpoZ gene encoding DNA-directed RNA polymerase subunit omega gives MGTVANPEGITNPPIDELLDKTSSKYSLVIFAAKRARQVNAYYSQLGEGLLEYVGPLVETTPQEKPLSIAMREINAGLLTAEPTDHP, from the coding sequence GTGGGAACTGTCGCCAACCCCGAGGGCATCACCAACCCGCCGATCGACGAGCTGCTCGACAAGACCTCGTCGAAGTACTCGCTGGTGATCTTCGCGGCCAAGCGCGCCCGCCAGGTCAACGCCTACTACAGCCAGCTCGGCGAGGGTCTGCTCGAGTATGTGGGTCCCCTGGTCGAGACCACCCCGCAGGAGAAGCCGCTCTCCATCGCGATGCGGGAGATCAACGCCGGCCTGCTGACCGCCGAGCCGACCGACCACCCGTAA
- the coaBC gene encoding bifunctional phosphopantothenoylcysteine decarboxylase/phosphopantothenate--cysteine ligase CoaBC, whose amino-acid sequence MTEVVLGVCGGIAAYKACELLRLFTEAGHGVRVVPTASALKFVGEPTWAALSGRPVATQVWDDAHEVPHVRIGRAAELVVVAPATADILAKAAHGIADDLLTNTLLTATCPVVYAPAMHTEMWENPATRANVATLRSRGALVIEPAVGRLTGKDTGKGRLPEPSAIFAYALRALTAKRDLAGRHVVVTAGGTREPLDPVRFLGNRSSGKQGYALARAALARGARVTLIAANVTLPDPAGADLIHVGTTEELRKATVEAAAAADVVVMAAAPADFRPATVAEQKIKKTDDGSPAPIALVTNPDIAAELGAAKLPGQLLVAFAAETHDALEHARAKMLKKRADLIVVNEVGVDRVFGHDRNTVTVLGADGFTEALDELSKDDVSDRIFDHVVGRLDAQGGEVRPR is encoded by the coding sequence GTGACTGAGGTCGTTCTCGGGGTGTGCGGTGGCATCGCCGCCTACAAGGCCTGTGAGTTGCTGCGGCTGTTCACCGAGGCGGGCCACGGCGTCCGGGTGGTGCCGACCGCCTCGGCGCTCAAGTTCGTCGGCGAGCCCACCTGGGCCGCCCTCTCCGGCCGCCCGGTCGCCACCCAGGTGTGGGACGACGCGCACGAGGTGCCGCACGTGCGGATCGGCCGCGCCGCCGAGCTGGTGGTGGTCGCCCCGGCGACCGCCGACATCCTGGCCAAGGCCGCCCACGGCATCGCCGACGACCTGCTCACCAACACCCTGCTCACCGCCACCTGCCCGGTCGTCTACGCCCCCGCCATGCACACCGAGATGTGGGAGAACCCGGCGACCCGGGCCAACGTGGCCACCCTGCGATCCCGCGGCGCGCTGGTCATCGAGCCGGCCGTCGGCCGCCTCACCGGCAAGGACACCGGCAAGGGCCGCCTGCCGGAGCCGTCGGCGATTTTCGCGTACGCTCTCCGCGCGCTCACCGCCAAGCGGGACCTGGCGGGCCGCCACGTCGTGGTGACCGCCGGCGGCACCCGGGAGCCCCTCGACCCGGTCCGCTTCCTCGGCAACCGCTCCTCCGGCAAGCAGGGTTACGCCCTGGCCCGGGCGGCCCTGGCCCGCGGCGCCCGAGTGACGTTGATCGCGGCGAACGTGACTTTGCCTGACCCGGCCGGTGCCGATCTGATTCACGTGGGCACCACCGAGGAACTGCGCAAGGCCACCGTCGAGGCGGCCGCCGCGGCGGACGTCGTGGTGATGGCCGCCGCTCCCGCCGACTTCCGCCCGGCCACCGTCGCCGAGCAGAAGATCAAGAAGACCGACGACGGCTCCCCGGCGCCGATCGCCCTGGTCACGAACCCGGACATCGCCGCCGAACTGGGCGCCGCGAAACTGCCCGGGCAGCTGCTCGTGGCGTTCGCCGCCGAGACGCACGACGCGCTGGAACACGCCCGGGCGAAAATGCTGAAAAAGCGGGCGGATCTCATCGTCGTCAATGAAGTAGGGGTTGATCGGGTTTTCGGACACGATCGGAACACCGTTACTGTGCTGGGCGCGGACGGTTTCACCGAGGCCCTCGACGAACTCTCCAAAGACGATGTGTCAGATAGGATCTTTGACCACGTCGTGGGCAGGCTCGATGCCCAGGGCGGTGAGGTTCGGCCGCGCTGA
- a CDS encoding primosomal protein N', with product MGTKGVRGEREPAERLPVARVCVDVPLPHLDRPFDYLVAGADDEAAQPGVRVKVRFAGQLVSGFLLSRAEASEHQGRLAFLEKVVSPERVLDPEVARAARAVADRYAGSLADVLRLAVPPRHARVESQTAPETLPGRDPVAGAVPESGPVAGSVPESDPVARSVPDSDLGAGSVPESDPAAGTGSATAGDEPVDGGAAGEPAAGPSFRAPAAGGWDSYPAGPAYLRALADGRPARAVWSALPGEDWPLRIAEAAAATARTGRGVVIVVADARDLDRVDRALTEVLGAGRHVALNAALGPAERYRRFLAASRHQVPVVAGTRAAMWAPVAALGLVVIWDDGDDLHAEPRSPYPHARDVLLTRARLADCAALVGGFARTGEGQLLLETGWAREIVADRAVLRRRQPAISPTGDDPQLARDPGAVVARLPSVAWQAARSAVQAGAPALVQVPRRGYLPAVACVECRNPARCPACSGPLALHSARDVPVCLWCGRNFPAYQCPVCGERRLRASIIGARRTAEELGRAFPGVPVRTSGRDEILDTVPDEPAIVVATPGAEPVAAGGYGAVLLLDTWALLSRADLRAAEETMRRWLNASALARPGSQGGKVIVVADGSLAPVQALLRWDPGWFAARELAERRELGFPPAARMASVTGTAPAVAELLTIADLPDGTEQLGPVPAGDEQERMLLRVSRSRAADLAHALHVAAGVRSARKAAVPVRIQVDPADLF from the coding sequence ATGGGGACCAAGGGTGTGCGTGGGGAGCGGGAGCCGGCGGAGCGTCTGCCGGTGGCCCGGGTGTGTGTCGACGTCCCGCTGCCACACCTGGACCGGCCGTTCGACTATCTGGTCGCCGGCGCCGATGACGAGGCGGCGCAGCCCGGGGTGCGGGTCAAGGTGCGGTTCGCCGGGCAGTTGGTGAGCGGGTTCCTGCTGTCCCGCGCCGAGGCCTCGGAGCATCAGGGCCGGTTGGCCTTCCTGGAAAAGGTGGTCTCCCCGGAGCGGGTGCTGGATCCCGAGGTGGCCCGGGCGGCTCGGGCGGTCGCCGATCGCTATGCGGGGAGCCTGGCCGATGTGCTGCGGCTGGCGGTGCCGCCCCGACACGCCCGGGTGGAGTCCCAGACGGCCCCCGAGACGCTGCCCGGCCGGGATCCGGTGGCCGGCGCTGTGCCGGAGTCGGGTCCGGTGGCCGGGAGTGTGCCGGAGTCGGATCCGGTGGCCAGGAGTGTGCCGGACTCGGATCTGGGTGCCGGGAGTGTGCCGGAGTCGGATCCGGCGGCGGGGACCGGGTCGGCGACGGCCGGCGACGAGCCGGTGGACGGGGGCGCGGCGGGCGAGCCGGCCGCCGGGCCGTCCTTCCGGGCGCCCGCCGCGGGTGGCTGGGATTCCTACCCGGCCGGCCCGGCCTACCTGCGGGCCCTGGCGGACGGCCGCCCGGCCCGCGCCGTCTGGTCGGCGCTGCCGGGCGAGGACTGGCCGCTGCGGATCGCCGAGGCCGCCGCCGCCACCGCGCGCACCGGCCGTGGCGTGGTCATCGTGGTCGCCGACGCGCGCGACCTGGACCGGGTCGACCGGGCGCTCACCGAGGTGCTCGGCGCCGGCCGGCACGTCGCGCTGAACGCGGCGCTCGGCCCGGCCGAGCGCTATCGGCGGTTCCTCGCCGCCAGCCGGCACCAGGTCCCGGTGGTGGCCGGCACCCGGGCGGCGATGTGGGCCCCGGTCGCCGCGCTCGGCCTGGTGGTCATCTGGGACGACGGCGACGACCTGCACGCCGAGCCCCGCTCGCCCTACCCGCACGCCCGCGACGTGCTGCTCACCCGTGCCCGGCTGGCCGACTGCGCGGCCCTGGTCGGCGGCTTCGCCCGGACCGGCGAGGGCCAGCTGCTGCTGGAGACCGGCTGGGCCCGGGAGATCGTCGCCGACCGCGCCGTGCTGCGGCGGCGGCAGCCGGCCATCTCGCCGACCGGTGACGATCCGCAGCTGGCCCGCGACCCCGGCGCGGTGGTCGCCCGCCTGCCGAGCGTCGCCTGGCAGGCGGCCCGGTCCGCGGTGCAGGCCGGCGCCCCGGCGCTGGTGCAGGTGCCGCGGCGGGGCTATCTGCCGGCCGTCGCGTGCGTGGAGTGCCGCAATCCCGCCCGATGCCCGGCCTGCTCCGGCCCGCTGGCCCTGCACAGCGCCCGTGACGTGCCGGTCTGCCTCTGGTGCGGGCGGAATTTCCCGGCCTACCAGTGCCCGGTCTGCGGCGAGCGGCGGCTGCGCGCCTCGATCATCGGGGCCCGGCGCACCGCCGAGGAGCTGGGCCGGGCGTTCCCGGGTGTGCCGGTGCGCACCTCCGGCCGGGACGAGATCTTGGACACGGTCCCGGACGAGCCGGCCATCGTGGTGGCCACCCCGGGCGCCGAGCCGGTGGCCGCCGGTGGCTACGGCGCGGTCCTGCTGCTGGACACCTGGGCGTTGCTCAGCCGGGCCGACCTGCGCGCCGCCGAGGAGACCATGCGCCGCTGGCTGAACGCGTCGGCGCTGGCCCGCCCCGGCTCGCAGGGCGGCAAGGTGATCGTCGTGGCGGACGGCTCACTGGCCCCGGTGCAGGCCCTGCTGCGCTGGGACCCGGGCTGGTTCGCCGCCCGTGAGCTGGCCGAACGCCGCGAGTTGGGTTTCCCGCCGGCGGCTCGGATGGCCAGCGTCACCGGTACCGCGCCGGCCGTCGCCGAGCTGCTGACCATCGCCGATCTGCCGGACGGCACCGAGCAGCTCGGCCCGGTCCCGGCCGGTGACGAGCAGGAGCGGATGCTCCTACGGGTGTCCCGGTCCCGCGCCGCCGACCTCGCCCACGCCCTGCACGTGGCCGCCGGCGTGCGCAGCGCCCGCAAGGCGGCGGTCCCGGTGCGCATCCAGGTGGACCCGGCCGACCTCTTCTGA
- the gmk gene encoding guanylate kinase translates to MDDDARPAARLTVLSGPSGVGKDSVIELIRARSPWIRLSVSVTTRKKRDYETDGEHYHFVTRSEFQRLVDGDQLLEWAEFAGNLYGTPRAQVEGWLQQGRPVLLKIDLQGARQVRAAMPEAQLVFLAPPSVEELQRRLIGRGTDDAETIKRRLAHADEELAAESEFDVTVVNDFVERAADELVGLLGSLYLAHEH, encoded by the coding sequence ATGGATGACGACGCGCGCCCGGCAGCCCGCCTCACCGTCCTGTCCGGCCCCTCCGGGGTCGGCAAGGACAGTGTGATCGAGCTGATCCGGGCGCGCTCGCCTTGGATCCGGTTGTCGGTGTCGGTCACGACACGCAAGAAACGCGACTACGAGACCGACGGCGAGCACTACCACTTCGTAACCCGGTCCGAGTTCCAGCGCCTGGTCGACGGCGACCAACTGCTGGAGTGGGCGGAATTCGCGGGCAACCTCTACGGCACGCCCCGCGCGCAGGTCGAGGGCTGGCTCCAGCAGGGCCGGCCCGTGCTGTTGAAGATCGACTTGCAGGGCGCCCGTCAGGTGCGGGCCGCCATGCCGGAGGCCCAGCTGGTCTTCCTGGCCCCGCCGAGCGTCGAGGAGCTCCAGCGCCGCCTGATCGGCCGGGGCACCGACGACGCCGAGACGATCAAGCGCCGGCTGGCGCACGCCGACGAGGAACTGGCCGCCGAGTCGGAGTTCGACGTCACCGTCGTGAACGACTTCGTCGAGCGGGCCGCTGACGAGCTGGTAGGATTGCTCGGTTCGTTATACCTAGCCCACGAGCATTAA
- the pyrF gene encoding orotidine-5'-phosphate decarboxylase, producing METFGERLHAAIDQRGPLCVGIDPHAALLARWGLSDDVAGLERFARTVVDALADRVAVLKPQAAFFERFGSRGVAILESTIRQSREAGALVLLDVKRGDIGSTMAAYAAAYLNPASTLRSDAITVSPYLGVGSLRPAFDLAAETGAGIFVLALTSNPEGASVQHAVGPGGKTVAQTVIDEISQLNAGVSPLGSFGLVVGATIGKTGHDLSAVNGPLLAPGLGAQGGTPDDLRAVFGESLHNVLPSYSREVLAAGPEIADLRAASDRVLAEVRAALG from the coding sequence ATGGAAACCTTCGGCGAACGGCTGCACGCGGCTATCGATCAGCGGGGTCCGCTGTGCGTGGGCATCGATCCCCATGCCGCTCTGCTGGCCCGCTGGGGCCTCTCCGACGATGTCGCCGGCCTGGAGCGCTTCGCCCGTACGGTGGTCGACGCGCTGGCCGATCGGGTGGCCGTTCTGAAGCCGCAGGCCGCGTTTTTTGAGAGATTTGGGTCACGTGGCGTCGCGATTCTTGAGTCAACTATCCGACAGTCTCGGGAAGCCGGCGCTCTTGTCCTGCTCGATGTGAAGCGTGGCGACATCGGCTCGACGATGGCCGCCTACGCCGCCGCCTACCTCAATCCAGCGAGTACTCTCCGCTCCGACGCGATTACTGTGAGTCCCTATCTGGGAGTGGGCTCGCTGCGGCCGGCGTTCGATCTCGCCGCCGAAACCGGTGCCGGAATTTTCGTCCTCGCACTGACCTCCAACCCGGAAGGCGCCTCCGTCCAGCATGCCGTCGGCCCTGGTGGGAAGACCGTCGCGCAAACGGTGATCGACGAGATTTCCCAGCTCAACGCGGGTGTGAGCCCGCTCGGAAGTTTCGGGTTGGTGGTCGGCGCCACGATCGGAAAGACCGGTCACGACCTTTCCGCGGTGAACGGTCCGCTGCTCGCGCCGGGCCTCGGAGCGCAGGGCGGAACGCCCGATGACCTGCGCGCGGTCTTCGGCGAAAGCCTGCACAACGTGTTGCCGTCGTACTCACGGGAAGTCCTCGCGGCCGGCCCGGAAATCGCCGATCTTCGGGCCGCGTCGGACCGCGTTCTGGCCGAGGTGCGCGCCGCGCTCGGGTGA
- the def gene encoding peptide deformylase translates to MTVQPIRLFGDPVLRTAADPVVDFDKELRKLVKDLTDTMLDEGGAGLAAPQLGVGLRVFTFDVDDVVGHIVNPVLSFPDDEEQDGPEGCLSIPGIYIDTKRRQNVVANGFSEHGEPIQLVGTGLMARCVQHETDHLDGVLFLDRLDSAARKDAMRQIRSAEWYDAAKPPTVKESPHGRGIFGVGR, encoded by the coding sequence GTGACCGTCCAGCCCATCCGTCTGTTCGGCGACCCGGTGCTGCGCACAGCGGCCGATCCGGTCGTCGACTTCGACAAGGAACTGCGCAAGCTGGTGAAGGATCTGACCGACACGATGCTCGACGAGGGCGGCGCCGGTCTGGCCGCCCCGCAGCTCGGTGTCGGCCTGCGCGTGTTCACCTTCGACGTCGACGACGTGGTCGGGCACATCGTCAACCCGGTGTTGTCGTTCCCGGACGACGAGGAGCAGGACGGCCCGGAGGGCTGCCTCTCCATCCCGGGCATCTACATCGACACCAAGCGCCGGCAGAATGTGGTGGCCAACGGTTTCTCCGAGCACGGCGAGCCGATCCAGCTGGTCGGCACCGGCCTGATGGCCCGCTGCGTGCAGCACGAGACCGACCACCTGGACGGCGTGCTCTTCCTGGACCGCCTGGACTCGGCCGCCCGCAAGGACGCGATGCGGCAGATCCGCTCCGCCGAGTGGTACGACGCGGCCAAGCCACCCACCGTCAAGGAGAGCCCGCACGGCCGTGGCATCTTCGGCGTGGGGCGGTGA
- the fmt gene encoding methionyl-tRNA formyltransferase, which yields MRLVFAGTPEVALPSLDAIAASGHELLAVVTRPDAPAGRGRRLVRSPVGAWADERGIEVLTPERPREPEFQQRLRELAPDCVPVVAYGALVPPSALEIPRHGWLNLHFSLLPAWRGAAPVQHAVLHGDEVTGASVFELEAGLDTGPVYGTVTDQIRFNDTSGDLLERLAHEGAGLLVAVLDAIGAGTARAHPQPHDGVSLAPKLTVEDARIRWTDPAFAVDRRIRACTPAPGAWTTLRDDRLKLGPVRPVANAPHLPPGELRVERTQVLVGTATTPVQLGEVRAAGKKPMAATDWARGMRIEAGEKLA from the coding sequence ATGCGCCTGGTCTTCGCCGGTACCCCCGAGGTGGCGCTGCCCAGCCTGGACGCGATCGCCGCCTCCGGGCACGAGCTGCTCGCCGTGGTCACCCGGCCGGACGCCCCGGCCGGTCGCGGCCGCCGGCTGGTCCGGTCCCCGGTCGGCGCGTGGGCGGACGAGCGCGGCATCGAGGTGCTGACCCCGGAGCGCCCGCGCGAGCCGGAGTTCCAGCAGCGCCTGCGCGAGCTCGCGCCGGACTGCGTGCCGGTGGTGGCCTACGGTGCCCTGGTCCCGCCGTCGGCCCTGGAGATCCCCCGGCACGGCTGGCTCAACCTGCACTTCTCGCTGCTGCCCGCGTGGCGTGGCGCGGCCCCCGTGCAGCATGCCGTGCTGCACGGTGACGAGGTGACCGGGGCCAGCGTCTTCGAACTGGAGGCCGGCCTGGACACCGGCCCGGTCTACGGCACCGTCACCGATCAGATCCGGTTCAACGACACCTCCGGCGACCTGCTGGAGCGGCTCGCCCACGAGGGCGCCGGCCTGCTCGTCGCGGTGCTCGACGCGATCGGGGCGGGCACCGCCCGGGCGCACCCGCAGCCACACGACGGGGTCAGCCTGGCGCCGAAACTCACCGTCGAGGACGCCCGGATCCGCTGGACCGACCCGGCGTTCGCCGTCGACCGGCGGATCCGGGCGTGCACTCCGGCCCCGGGCGCGTGGACCACGCTGCGCGACGACCGGCTCAAGCTGGGACCGGTCCGGCCGGTCGCCAACGCGCCACATCTGCCGCCGGGCGAGCTGCGGGTGGAGCGCACCCAGGTGCTCGTCGGCACCGCCACCACGCCGGTGCAGCTCGGCGAGGTCCGGGCGGCGGGCAAGAAACCGATGGCCGCGACCGATTGGGCTCGCGGGATGCGTATCGAAGCAGGGGAGAAGCTCGCGTGA
- the metK gene encoding methionine adenosyltransferase: MARRLFTSESVTEGHPDKIADQISDGILDALLAQDPRSRVAVETLITTGQVHVAGEVTTQAYADIPKIVRDTILAIGYDSSKKGFDGASCGVSVSIGSQSPDIAQGVDSAIELREGDSEHILDQQGAGDQGMMFGFACSETPELMPLPIALAHRLARRLSAARKDGTIPYLRPDGKTQVTIEYDGLRPVRLNTVVVSSQHAADISLESLLTPDVREHVIGPELEGLGLETEGYRLLVNPTGRFEIGGPMGDAGLTGRKIIVDTYGGYARHGGGAFSGKDPSKVDRSAAYAMRWVAKNVVAAGLAERCETQVAYAIGKAHPVSLFVETFGTENVPVERIEKAITEIFDLRPAAIIRDLDLLRPIYQQTAAYGHFGRELPDLKWESTDRAQDLKNAAS, encoded by the coding sequence GTGGCACGCCGCCTGTTCACTTCCGAGTCGGTCACGGAAGGCCACCCGGACAAGATCGCTGACCAGATCAGCGACGGTATTCTCGACGCCCTGCTCGCGCAGGACCCGCGGAGCCGTGTCGCGGTCGAGACCCTGATCACCACCGGCCAGGTGCACGTCGCGGGCGAGGTCACCACCCAGGCGTACGCCGACATTCCCAAGATCGTGCGCGACACCATCCTGGCGATCGGCTACGACTCGTCGAAGAAGGGCTTCGACGGCGCGTCCTGCGGCGTCAGCGTCTCGATCGGCTCCCAGTCGCCGGACATCGCCCAGGGCGTGGACAGCGCCATCGAGCTGCGCGAGGGTGATTCCGAACACATCCTGGACCAGCAGGGCGCCGGCGACCAGGGCATGATGTTCGGCTTCGCCTGCTCGGAGACCCCCGAGCTGATGCCGCTGCCGATCGCGCTCGCGCACCGGCTGGCCCGGCGCCTGTCCGCGGCGCGCAAGGACGGCACGATTCCGTACCTGCGCCCGGACGGCAAGACCCAGGTCACCATCGAGTACGACGGCCTGCGCCCGGTCCGGCTGAACACCGTGGTGGTCTCCTCGCAGCACGCTGCGGACATCTCGCTGGAGTCGCTGCTCACCCCGGACGTGCGGGAGCACGTGATCGGCCCCGAGCTGGAGGGCCTCGGCCTGGAGACCGAGGGCTACCGGCTGCTGGTGAACCCGACCGGCCGGTTCGAGATCGGTGGCCCGATGGGTGACGCCGGGCTGACCGGCCGCAAGATCATCGTGGACACGTACGGCGGGTACGCCCGGCACGGTGGCGGCGCGTTCTCCGGCAAGGACCCGTCGAAGGTGGACCGGTCCGCGGCGTACGCGATGCGCTGGGTCGCCAAGAACGTGGTCGCCGCCGGCCTGGCCGAGCGGTGCGAGACCCAGGTCGCCTACGCGATCGGCAAGGCCCACCCGGTCAGCCTGTTCGTGGAGACCTTCGGCACCGAGAACGTGCCGGTCGAGCGGATCGAGAAGGCGATCACCGAGATCTTCGACCTGCGCCCGGCCGCGATCATCCGGGACCTGGACCTGCTCCGCCCGATCTACCAGCAGACCGCCGCGTACGGTCACTTCGGCCGGGAGCTGCCCGACCTGAAGTGGGAGAGCACCGACCGCGCCCAGGACCTGAAGAACGCCGCTTCCTGA